One region of Cyanobium sp. M30B3 genomic DNA includes:
- the gltS gene encoding sodium/glutamate symporter, with protein MEIGAFASFNIAIMVLAAGKLLHRRLRVLRTFNIPEPVASGLLVSLVVGGLHAVGGLELGFNLAVRDFLLLYFFAGIGLNADIRTLRAGGWPLLILLAATVVYIAIQNLTGVAMAGLLGLDPLVGLLTGSVSLVGGHGTAIAWGPRFAELHGVQSAVEIGTASATFGLILSALMGGPIARILIRRLPAPEQQPSPEDLRDPMAETARPGPPITSFQLLATLFWLNMCLGLGQLIYAALEALGRSLPLFVCALFAGILLTNTVPRLAPIPWPAHSTALAVVSDVALGVFLAMSLMSLQLWTLQGLGGPLLLILAVQFLVAFAYALLVVFRLMGRDYPAAVLCAGFGGFSLGATPTAMANMAAVTQRYAPAPKAFLILPLVSGFFVDISNSLIIQRFINWLS; from the coding sequence ATCGAGATTGGCGCGTTCGCCAGCTTCAACATCGCGATCATGGTGCTGGCGGCGGGCAAGCTGCTGCACCGCCGCCTGCGCGTGCTGCGCACCTTCAACATCCCTGAGCCCGTGGCCAGCGGCCTGCTGGTGAGCCTGGTGGTGGGCGGGCTGCACGCCGTGGGCGGCCTGGAACTGGGGTTCAACCTGGCGGTGCGGGATTTCCTGCTGCTCTATTTCTTCGCCGGCATCGGCCTCAATGCCGACATCCGCACCCTGCGGGCCGGCGGTTGGCCGCTGCTGATCCTGCTGGCCGCCACGGTGGTGTACATCGCCATCCAGAACCTCACGGGGGTGGCGATGGCCGGCCTGCTGGGGCTCGATCCGCTGGTGGGCCTGCTCACCGGTTCGGTGTCGCTGGTGGGGGGCCACGGCACGGCGATCGCCTGGGGGCCGCGCTTCGCCGAGCTGCACGGGGTGCAGAGCGCCGTGGAGATCGGCACGGCCAGCGCCACCTTCGGCCTGATCCTCTCGGCCCTGATGGGCGGGCCGATCGCCCGGATCCTGATCCGCCGGTTGCCCGCACCTGAGCAACAGCCCAGCCCGGAAGACCTGCGCGATCCGATGGCGGAAACGGCCCGGCCCGGCCCGCCGATCACCAGCTTCCAGCTGCTGGCCACCCTGTTCTGGCTGAACATGTGTCTGGGCCTGGGCCAACTGATCTACGCCGCCCTGGAGGCCCTGGGCCGCAGCCTGCCCCTGTTCGTGTGCGCCCTGTTCGCCGGCATCCTGCTCACCAACACCGTGCCGCGGCTGGCGCCCATCCCCTGGCCGGCCCACAGCACGGCCCTGGCGGTGGTGTCGGACGTGGCGCTGGGGGTATTCCTGGCGATGTCGCTGATGAGCCTGCAGCTGTGGACGCTGCAGGGGCTGGGGGGTCCGCTGCTGCTGATCCTGGCGGTGCAGTTCCTGGTGGCCTTCGCCTATGCCCTGCTGGTGGTGTTCCGGCTGATGGGCCGCGATTACCCGGCAGCTGTGCTCTGCGCCGGTTTCGGGGGGTTCTCCCTCGGCGCAACGCCCACGGCCATGGCCAACATGGCGGCCGTCACCCAGCGCTATGCCCCGGCACCGAAGGCCTTCCTGATCCTGCCGCTGGTGTCGGGGTTCTTCGTGGACATCAGCAACTCGCTGATCATCCAGCGCTTCATCAACTGGTTGAGCTGA
- a CDS encoding integron integrase has product MSLAPRSPGLIQRYRELLQTRHYARRTVKTYEQWLRRFLRFHRMRHPREMGSAEVNAFLSHLAVSEQVSASTQNQALAALLFLYRDLLERDLEIDGVVRARTRQRLPVVLSEAEVRDVRERLEGEPALVVGLLYGSGLRLMEALRLRVKDLDVQRRELSVRDGKGGKDRLTLLPQSLVPALQEHLLRVRSLHHGDLAAGWGSVVMPYALARKYPNASREWGWQWVFPQQHRWRDRETGTQGRHHLDPSVVQKAVKRAVMEAGVSKAASCHTFRHSFATHLLERGQDIRTIQELLGHKDVSTTMIYTHVLNRGPLGVRSPADLV; this is encoded by the coding sequence ATGAGCCTCGCCCCCCGTTCCCCTGGCCTGATCCAGCGCTATCGCGAACTGCTGCAAACCCGGCACTACGCACGCCGCACGGTGAAGACCTACGAGCAGTGGCTGCGCCGTTTTCTCCGATTTCACCGCATGCGCCACCCGAGGGAGATGGGCAGCGCCGAGGTGAACGCGTTTCTCAGCCACCTGGCGGTGAGCGAGCAGGTGAGCGCGTCCACCCAGAACCAGGCCCTGGCGGCGTTGCTGTTTCTCTACCGGGATCTGCTGGAGAGGGATCTTGAGATTGATGGGGTGGTGCGGGCCCGCACGCGGCAGCGGCTGCCGGTGGTGCTGAGCGAGGCAGAGGTGCGCGATGTGCGGGAGCGGCTGGAAGGCGAACCAGCTCTGGTGGTGGGGCTGCTCTATGGCAGTGGCCTGCGACTGATGGAGGCCCTGCGGCTGCGGGTGAAGGATCTGGACGTCCAGCGACGCGAACTGAGTGTGCGCGACGGCAAGGGAGGCAAAGACCGACTCACCCTGCTGCCCCAGAGCCTGGTGCCGGCACTGCAGGAGCATCTGCTGAGGGTACGCAGCCTGCACCATGGCGATCTAGCCGCTGGGTGGGGAAGCGTGGTGATGCCCTACGCACTGGCGCGGAAATACCCAAACGCCAGCCGGGAATGGGGCTGGCAATGGGTATTCCCACAACAGCATCGCTGGCGTGACAGGGAAACAGGCACCCAAGGCCGTCATCATCTGGATCCAAGCGTGGTGCAGAAGGCGGTGAAACGCGCCGTGATGGAAGCCGGAGTGAGCAAGGCCGCCAGTTGCCATACATTCCGCCACTCCTTTGCAACGCACCTGCTGGAACGGGGGCAGGACATCCGCACAATCCAGGAGCTCCTGGGCCACAAGGATGTGAGCACCACCATGATCTATACCCATGTGCTCAACCGCGGCCCACTCGGGGTGCGCAGCCCTGCAGACCTTGTGTAG
- a CDS encoding DUF29 domain-containing protein, whose translation MTSTSPSPSLHDRDFYGWVEQQCAALQAHDSSRLDWDGLKEELEALGRQEYRELVSRLGVLLGHLLKWQLQPERRTRSWFLSVREQRRAIARLLEQNPSLRARLEEALADGFQGGVDLVLRETDLALRALPELSPWSLQQALDPALLCDTRGDWSDLGL comes from the coding sequence GTGACCTCCACGTCGCCTTCTCCCTCCCTGCATGATCGCGACTTCTACGGCTGGGTGGAGCAGCAGTGCGCAGCCCTGCAGGCCCACGACAGCAGCCGTCTCGACTGGGACGGATTGAAGGAGGAGTTGGAGGCCTTGGGACGCCAGGAATATCGTGAATTGGTGAGCCGGTTGGGGGTGCTGCTGGGGCATCTGCTCAAGTGGCAGCTCCAGCCGGAGCGCCGCACCCGGAGCTGGTTTCTGAGCGTGCGCGAGCAGCGCCGCGCGATTGCCCGCCTGCTGGAGCAGAACCCGAGCCTGCGAGCGCGGCTGGAGGAGGCCTTGGCCGATGGCTTTCAGGGTGGGGTCGACCTGGTGTTGCGGGAGACCGACCTGGCCCTGCGCGCCTTGCCGGAGCTCTCCCCCTGGTCGCTGCAGCAGGCCCTCGACCCTGCTTTGCTCTGCGATACCCGCGGTGACTGGAGCGATCTGGGCCTGTGA